In one window of Xiphophorus hellerii strain 12219 chromosome 23, Xiphophorus_hellerii-4.1, whole genome shotgun sequence DNA:
- the mmp17b gene encoding matrix metalloproteinase-17b has protein sequence MKMWIFILCLSNEWMQTASAASVTPTPSSQPATPTEDESTQLVDWLIKYGYLPPSDSSTGQLQAWTAVTDAVKAMQIFAGLKDSGVLDEETLALMKSPRCSLPDQDGSSKLLVLQQGKEIQRRRRSVSMWTRRNINWRLHSYPSSSHLSREMIRSLVFYALRVWAEPTPLDFHEVGSPEAADLQVDFLQGYHGDGYPFDGAGGAVGHAFFPSDPARAGGVHLDAEEQWAFRQPAYEGTDLFTVLVHEFGHALGLAHSSSRHSVMRPYYQGPVGDPLHYRLGQQDLEHITHIYGKRNQLLPTDAPRLTTEPKLHHRAHHHHHRHGPPIDRCNTSFDAVAKIRGETFFFKGLTVWRVNGGGLVSGRGAAVRRLWRGLPPDLLRLDGVLERHSDHAIIFISGSKFWLFRDLALQDGYPRPLTALRMGVSLTRGEPDDDEDDEDESAPGSGQWALVWDPEEGPVWGKVGDLEKEKQEDKWSQLLRDGVSGITTDNDGSVYLFRGDSYWKFMFPGSAPQDGYPRSSAADWLDCVDSSSPPAVDDFSLSLSPPAGRQELRETRREDGQDGDVGGSRRDRHRHQPKYRQDSGSHIWTQCTCQSKAPGGSKASGLLVCLLVTWGLTRL, from the exons atgaaaatgtggattttcATCCTGTGCCTGAGTAATGAATGGATGCAGACAGCTTCTGCTGCCAGTGTGACCCCAACTCCCTCGTCTCAACCCGCTACACCCACCGAAGATGAGAGCACCCAGCTGGTG GATTGGCTGATCAAGTATGGCTACCTGCCCCCGTCGGACTCCTCCACCGGGCAGCTGCAGGCCTGGACAGCTGTCACTGACGCTGTCAAAGCCATGCAAATATTTGCCGGCCTCAAAGACTCTGGAGTTTTAG ATGAGGAGACACTGGCGCTGATGAAGAGCCCACGCTGCTCCCTTCCTGACCAAGACGGATCATCCAAGTTACTGGTCCTCCAGCAGGGGAAGGAGatacagaggaggaggagatctGTCTCCATGTGGACCCGCAGGAACATAAACTGGAG GTTGCACTCCTACCCTTCCTCTTCACACCTGTCCAGGGAGATGATTCGTTCTCTGGTCTTCTACGCTCTAAGAGTCTGGGCAGAGCCAACGCCGCTGGACTTCCATGAG GTGGGCAGCCCAGAGGCAGCTGACCTGCAGGTAGACTTTCTCCAAGGTTACCATGGTGATGGCTATCCCTTCGATGGAGCGGGCGGAGCAGTGGGTCATGCTTTCTTCCCTTCAGATCCTGCCAGGGCAGGAGGAGTTCATCTGGATGCAGAGGAGCAGTGGGCTTTCAGACAGCCAG CTTATGAGGGCACGGACCTGTTTACAGTGTTGGTCCATGAGTTTGGCCATGCTCTCGGACTGGCCCACTCTTCGTCCCGCCACTCGGTGATGAGGCCATACTACCAGGGTCCTGTTGGAGACCCTTTGCACTACCGCCTGGGACAGCAAGATCTGGAGCACATCACTCACATCTATG GTAAAAGGAACCAGCTTCTGCCAACAGATGCTCCTCGTCTTACAACGGAGCCTAAGCTGCACCACAGAgcccatcaccatcatcacagACATGG CCCTCCCATAGATCGCTGTAACACCAGCTTTGACGCTGTGGCAAAGATAAGAGGAGAGACTTTCTTCTTCAAAG GCCTGACGGTGTGGCGGGTGAACGGTGGGGGTTTGGTGTCAGGGCGTGGCGCTGCGGTCAGGAGGCTGTGGAGGGGTCTTCCCCCTGACCTGCTGCGCCTGGACGGCGTGTTGGAGAGGCATTCAGATCACGCCATCATCTTCATCAGCG GCTCCAAGTTCTGGCTGTTCAGGGATCTGGCCCTTCAGGACGGCTACCCTCGGCCCCTGACTGCTCTCCGGATGGGGGTGAGCCTGACCCGAGGAGAacctgatgatgatgaggatgatgaggatgagTCAGCGCCGGGATCTGGACAGTGGGCCCTGGTGTGGGATCCAGAGGAAGGACCTGTGTGGGGAAAAGTGGGAGATTTAGAGAAAGAGAAGCAGGAAGACAAGTGGAGTCAGCTGCTTAGGGACGGTGTCAGCGGCATCACCACCGACAATGACG GTTCTGTTTATCTGTTCAGAGGAGATTCCTACTGGAAGTTCATGTTTCCAGGCTCTGCACCACAGGACGGATACCCACGATCCTCCGCTGCAGACTGGTTGGACTGCGTCGACTCCTCGTCCCCGCCCGCAGTGGATGACTTCTCCCTGTCTCTGTCTCCTCCTGCGGGAAGACAAGAGCTGCGGGAAACACGGAGGGAGGACGGGCAAGATGGGGACGTGGGAGGGAGCAGGAGAGACAGACATCGGCATCAACCCAAATACAGACAGGACAGCGGGTCACACATCTGGACACAGTGCACATGCCAAAGTAAAGCACCAGGTGGCAGCAAAGCATCTGGGTTGTTGGTTTGTCTGCTGGTGACATGGGGTCTGACCAGGCTTTAG